The proteins below come from a single Nostoc sp. KVJ3 genomic window:
- a CDS encoding carboxymuconolactone decarboxylase family protein, translating to MIQQDYATLEQNSQTTVYKNAVLDDVKLQDALKSINPKFGDFCTRVAGEAWGLPLIDQKTKALITIAIDVVNQDQVGTGSPFAAHINMAMQQGATRAEIEELLLFMCVYAGFNKAAGCFGTLNDIFNSNE from the coding sequence ATGATTCAGCAAGATTATGCTACACTGGAGCAAAATTCCCAGACAACAGTATATAAAAATGCTGTTTTAGATGATGTAAAACTTCAAGATGCTTTAAAAAGTATCAATCCGAAATTTGGGGATTTTTGTACTCGCGTAGCGGGTGAAGCATGGGGTCTTCCATTAATTGACCAAAAAACCAAGGCTTTAATCACAATTGCTATTGATGTTGTCAATCAAGATCAAGTTGGCACTGGTAGTCCTTTTGCTGCACATATAAATATGGCTATGCAACAAGGTGCTACCCGTGCAGAAATAGAGGAGCTTTTGTTGTTCATGTGCGTTTACGCAGGATTTAATAAAGCTGCGGGGTGCTTTGGTACTCTGAATGATATTTTCAATTCAAATGAATAG
- a CDS encoding FAD-dependent oxidoreductase gives MAKPVILTLDDDSEVLQAIEHDLRSEYGDRFRVVRASSAKIALEVLKKLKLRNESAALFLVDQRMPQMTGVEFLEQAMEIFPMTKRVLLTAYADTNAAIHAINKAKIDYYLLKPWNPPQERLYPMLNDLLEVWQASFRPPFEGVRVIGCRWSPRLHQVKDFLARNHVPYQWLNIESDEAHRLVNCVNSSDTKRQPIVLFPDGSNLVEPTNIQIAEKVGLKTRPKMPFYDLIIVGAGPAGLAAAVYGASEGLRTVLIEREAPGGQAGTSSRIENYLGFPGGIHGGDLAKRAVTQAQKFGTEILSPQEVTDIRLDNQYRLITLADGSQLSTHTLIIATGVSYRKFKAPGSEKLTGAGVYYGAAMTEALTCKGEEVFIVGAGNSAGQAAVYLSKFAHSVTLVVRGDSLKKSMSQYLIEQIEEINNIHVKLLSEVTEFFGEDKLEAITLLNSTTGKVETIPTNALFSFIGAKPRTDWLQDVVERDENGFILTGANTMRNGMSPKGWTLERDPAFLETNVPGIFAIGDVRCNSVKRVASAVGEGAIAVQLIHQYLACL, from the coding sequence ATGGCTAAACCTGTAATATTGACATTAGATGATGACTCGGAAGTTTTGCAAGCGATTGAGCATGACTTACGCAGCGAGTATGGCGATCGCTTCCGAGTGGTGCGAGCCAGTTCAGCTAAGATAGCTCTGGAGGTGCTGAAAAAGTTGAAGTTACGTAATGAGTCAGCAGCCCTCTTTCTTGTAGACCAGCGAATGCCACAAATGACCGGTGTGGAATTCCTAGAACAGGCAATGGAAATTTTTCCCATGACCAAACGTGTCTTACTCACAGCTTATGCAGACACTAACGCGGCTATCCATGCCATCAACAAGGCAAAAATTGATTATTACCTCTTGAAGCCTTGGAACCCTCCTCAAGAACGTTTATATCCGATGCTGAACGATTTACTTGAGGTTTGGCAAGCTTCTTTCCGTCCACCTTTTGAAGGTGTTCGCGTCATTGGTTGCCGTTGGTCGCCAAGATTGCATCAAGTCAAAGATTTTTTAGCGCGGAATCATGTTCCCTATCAATGGTTAAACATTGAGTCAGATGAGGCTCACCGCCTTGTTAACTGCGTTAATAGCTCTGATACTAAACGCCAGCCGATAGTTCTCTTCCCCGATGGATCGAATCTTGTAGAGCCAACAAATATCCAAATTGCTGAGAAAGTCGGATTAAAAACACGTCCCAAAATGCCGTTTTATGACTTAATTATTGTGGGTGCTGGCCCTGCTGGTTTGGCAGCAGCCGTTTATGGGGCATCTGAGGGACTTCGCACAGTATTAATTGAACGAGAGGCTCCAGGAGGACAAGCTGGTACAAGTTCCCGGATCGAAAATTATCTTGGTTTTCCGGGTGGGATTCATGGCGGAGATTTAGCTAAACGTGCTGTCACCCAGGCTCAAAAGTTCGGAACAGAGATTCTTTCACCACAAGAAGTCACCGATATTCGTCTGGATAATCAATATCGCTTGATTACCTTAGCAGACGGTTCGCAACTCAGTACACACACTTTGATTATTGCAACTGGGGTATCCTATCGCAAGTTTAAAGCGCCTGGAAGTGAAAAATTAACAGGTGCAGGTGTATACTATGGTGCTGCAATGACCGAAGCACTGACTTGTAAAGGGGAAGAAGTATTTATTGTTGGTGCAGGTAACTCGGCTGGACAAGCAGCTGTATATCTTTCTAAGTTTGCCCACTCCGTTACCCTTGTAGTCCGAGGAGACTCCCTCAAGAAAAGTATGTCTCAATATCTGATTGAACAGATTGAGGAGATTAATAATATTCACGTCAAGCTATTGAGCGAGGTAACGGAATTTTTCGGAGAAGATAAGCTGGAAGCAATTACCCTTTTGAATTCAACAACTGGTAAAGTCGAAACTATTCCCACCAATGCCCTGTTTAGCTTCATTGGGGCAAAGCCGCGTACCGATTGGTTGCAAGATGTTGTAGAACGTGATGAAAATGGCTTTATTCTCACCGGTGCTAACACAATGCGGAATGGGATGTCACCGAAAGGATGGACATTAGAACGCGATCCGGCTTTTTTGGAGACTAACGTCCCAGGGATTTTTGCGATCGGTGATGTGCGTTGTAATTCAGTGAAACGAGTCGCTTCGGCGGTAGGTGAAGGTGCGATCGCAGTTCAATTAATCCATCAATATCTTGCATGTTTGTAG
- a CDS encoding NB-ARC domain-containing protein, with the protein MKLSKQKRKRGLILTPEGLQKLQSARLTAELNENYGNRYTFEDLSERIGINTATISKVLSREDGVDKRTIELFFQAFNIQLDKDCYTNSDQSQRQDWGEATNVSVFYGRAEETSTLEQLLLEDRCKLVAVLGMGGIGKSALVIKLTERIKDNFEYIIWRSLREAPPIKNILASLIQFLSDEQETEVSLPESVGERISRLIDYLRQHRCLLILDNIESILQSGSRAGLYREGYQGYGDLLKRVGEVTHQSCLLLTGREKPQEVASLEGETLCVRSFLLGGLQASEGQEILKVKGVSASESESSKLVERYAGNALALKVVATTIQDVFCGDISEFLQQETTVFGDIHELLEQQFLRLSKLEKDAMYWLAINREPVSLSEIRDDIVSPIPPQKVLESLESLVRRSLIEKSEALFTLQPVVMEYVTQKLIDRVCQEIATENIDLFRCHALMKAMAKDYVRDIQIRLIVQPVIDGLLGIFRSKKNLENQLAKILVNLRETSPLEQSYTAGNILNLLCHLGTDLSSYDFSSQTLWQVDLRCMKLRDVNFQNADFDRSVFAETFGGVFSVAFSPDGKLLALGDTNSEIRLYQVSDWKQIFTCKGHTNWVVSLAFSPDGRTLASGSADSTVKLWNTSTGQCIQTFREHNNTEVWSVAFSPDGNTLISGSNDHLVRLWNVSTGKCLRIFQGHTSWVISVIFHPNGQMLLSGSDDDTIRLWDVSTGKCLKIFQGHLDGIRSISISSDGQTIASSSDDQTVKLWCLNTGECIATLEGHDSAIWSVAFSPQGNLIATGSHDQTVKVWSVSTGECLKTLQGHSGWVLSVAFNQQGDLLASGGDDQTVKIWNLTNGQCLKTLSGYTSQVWSVAYNSDGQILASGSHDCMVRLWNVNTGECLKTLQSHQAAVRAVAFSPNGQIVASGSDDRTVKLWNVNTGQVLQTFQGHHALVWSVAFSPDGQILASGSGDQTVRLWNVNTGQALQTFQGHRAVVQSVAFSPQGRILASGAWDQTVKLWDISTGECKETLEGHKNWVWSIAFSPDGQLLASAGYDGKIRLWNIRTGSCLKTFEVCANGIVKAVIFSPDGQTLASSSPDYTVKLWDVNTGECKKTLRGHSAWIWSVTFSPDNQTLASSGADETIRLWDLTTSECLKTLKAEKFYQGMNIRGITGLTTAMIATLKALGACEK; encoded by the coding sequence ATGAAACTTTCAAAGCAGAAGCGCAAACGTGGTCTTATTCTCACTCCAGAAGGATTACAAAAACTTCAGTCTGCTAGACTTACTGCCGAATTAAACGAAAACTATGGCAACAGATATACCTTTGAAGATTTAAGTGAACGCATTGGCATCAACACAGCAACAATTTCTAAGGTGCTGTCTCGTGAAGACGGAGTTGATAAACGAACAATTGAACTTTTCTTCCAAGCTTTTAATATCCAGTTGGATAAAGATTGTTACACCAATTCTGACCAATCTCAGCGCCAAGATTGGGGAGAAGCAACTAATGTATCAGTTTTTTATGGGCGTGCAGAAGAAACGTCCACATTAGAACAATTGCTCCTTGAAGATCGGTGTAAGTTAGTGGCAGTTTTGGGAATGGGAGGAATTGGTAAATCGGCTCTGGTTATAAAGCTGACAGAGCGCATTAAAGATAATTTTGAGTATATCATATGGCGATCGCTGCGAGAAGCCCCGCCCATCAAAAATATTTTAGCTAGCCTGATCCAGTTCTTATCCGACGAGCAAGAAACAGAAGTTTCTTTACCAGAAAGCGTCGGCGAAAGAATATCCAGACTCATTGATTATCTACGGCAGCATAGATGTCTATTGATACTAGATAATATCGAGTCAATTCTACAAAGTGGTAGTCGAGCCGGACTTTACCGAGAAGGATATCAGGGATACGGGGATCTGCTCAAACGAGTCGGGGAAGTAACTCATCAAAGCTGCTTGCTGCTCACAGGTCGGGAAAAACCTCAAGAAGTGGCATCCTTAGAAGGAGAAACACTATGTGTCCGTTCCTTTCTTCTTGGTGGTTTACAGGCAAGCGAAGGCCAGGAAATTTTGAAAGTCAAAGGGGTCTCAGCTTCCGAGTCAGAATCCAGCAAATTGGTAGAGCGTTATGCAGGTAACGCCTTAGCATTAAAGGTCGTTGCTACTACTATTCAAGATGTATTTTGTGGTGACATATCTGAGTTTTTACAACAAGAGACAACTGTTTTTGGTGATATTCATGAGCTTTTAGAGCAGCAGTTCTTACGCTTGTCAAAATTAGAAAAGGATGCAATGTACTGGCTAGCCATCAATCGCGAGCCAGTTTCACTATCAGAAATCCGCGATGATATTGTATCACCAATCCCACCACAAAAAGTATTAGAGTCTTTAGAGTCTCTGGTAAGGCGATCGCTAATCGAAAAAAGTGAAGCACTATTCACACTCCAACCTGTAGTGATGGAGTATGTAACTCAGAAGTTGATAGATCGAGTTTGTCAAGAAATTGCCACTGAGAATATAGATTTATTTAGGTGTCATGCTTTAATGAAGGCAATGGCAAAAGACTACGTCAGGGATATTCAAATTCGCCTGATTGTCCAACCAGTTATAGATGGATTACTTGGTATTTTTAGAAGCAAAAAAAACCTAGAAAATCAGCTAGCCAAAATCTTGGTAAATCTCCGAGAAACATCACCTCTAGAACAAAGTTATACAGCGGGAAACATCCTGAATCTACTTTGTCATCTGGGAACTGACCTCAGCAGCTATGATTTTTCTTCTCAGACTCTTTGGCAAGTAGACCTGCGGTGTATGAAATTGCGCGATGTAAATTTCCAAAACGCTGATTTTGATCGGTCTGTCTTTGCTGAAACCTTTGGCGGTGTTTTCTCAGTAGCTTTTAGCCCTGATGGAAAACTTTTGGCTTTAGGTGATACCAATAGTGAGATTCGCTTATACCAAGTCTCAGATTGGAAACAAATTTTTACTTGTAAGGGACATACCAACTGGGTTGTATCACTTGCTTTTAGTCCAGATGGTAGAACTCTTGCCAGCGGAAGTGCTGACTCTACTGTAAAACTGTGGAATACCAGTACAGGTCAATGCATCCAAACCTTTCGGGAACATAATAATACTGAGGTTTGGTCGGTTGCCTTTAGTCCCGATGGAAACACCCTAATAAGTGGCAGTAATGACCATCTGGTAAGGCTATGGAATGTTAGCACCGGTAAATGCCTGAGAATTTTTCAAGGGCATACAAGTTGGGTAATCAGTGTGATTTTCCATCCGAATGGTCAGATGTTACTGAGCGGCAGTGATGACGATACCATTAGATTGTGGGATGTCAGCACTGGTAAATGCCTGAAAATTTTCCAGGGTCATCTTGATGGCATCCGGTCAATCAGTATCAGTTCTGATGGTCAGACAATAGCGAGTAGCAGTGATGACCAAACAGTGAAGTTGTGGTGCTTGAACACTGGTGAATGTATCGCAACTCTTGAGGGGCATGATAGTGCGATCTGGTCAGTTGCCTTTAGTCCTCAAGGTAATCTTATCGCTACAGGCAGTCACGATCAAACAGTGAAGGTATGGAGTGTTAGTACAGGTGAATGTCTCAAAACTCTTCAGGGTCATTCTGGTTGGGTATTATCCGTCGCTTTTAACCAGCAAGGGGATCTTCTTGCCAGTGGCGGTGATGACCAAACAGTGAAGATATGGAATCTCACTAATGGTCAATGTCTCAAAACCCTTAGCGGATATACCAGTCAGGTCTGGTCAGTTGCTTATAATTCCGATGGTCAGATATTAGCAAGTGGTAGCCATGATTGCATGGTGAGGTTGTGGAATGTTAATACAGGTGAATGTCTCAAAACTCTCCAGAGCCATCAGGCCGCAGTTCGAGCGGTTGCCTTTAGTCCAAATGGACAAATAGTGGCAAGTGGTAGCGACGATCGAACAGTGAAGCTGTGGAATGTCAATACAGGTCAAGTCTTGCAAACTTTTCAAGGACATCATGCTCTAGTCTGGTCAGTTGCTTTTAGTCCAGATGGTCAAATACTAGCAAGTGGTAGTGGCGATCAAACAGTGAGGTTGTGGAATGTCAATACGGGTCAAGCTTTGCAAACTTTCCAGGGACATCGTGCTGTAGTTCAATCAGTCGCTTTCAGTCCTCAAGGAAGAATCTTAGCAAGTGGCGCTTGGGATCAGACAGTCAAGCTGTGGGATATTAGTACTGGTGAGTGCAAAGAAACATTAGAGGGTCATAAAAATTGGGTTTGGTCAATTGCTTTTAGTCCAGATGGTCAACTATTAGCTAGTGCCGGTTACGATGGAAAAATCCGGTTGTGGAATATTAGGACTGGTAGCTGTCTTAAAACTTTCGAGGTTTGTGCAAATGGTATCGTTAAAGCAGTTATCTTTAGTCCCGACGGTCAGACTCTAGCCAGTAGTAGTCCCGATTACACAGTAAAATTATGGGATGTGAATACAGGCGAATGCAAAAAAACACTGCGTGGACATTCAGCTTGGATCTGGTCAGTTACCTTTAGCCCAGATAATCAAACTTTAGCTAGCAGTGGCGCTGATGAAACAATTCGACTTTGGGATTTGACGACAAGTGAGTGCTTAAAAACCTTAAAAGCTGAAAAATTCTATCAGGGAATGAACATCAGGGGGATTACAGGCTTAACGACAGCAATGATTGCGACGCTGAAAGCATTAGGTGCTTGTGAAAAATAA
- a CDS encoding DJ-1/PfpI family protein produces MVTNAKNQGKIAVLIEEHFDEIEFRAFNSFFPKNGYEIEYISHLWNQDKLTFKGIDLIQEVTVTVEVNDVEPTDYQGIILIGAYAMDRLRYEEYPKQGQPNQSPAVRFLRKAVKAMDAGKLNIGTICHSLWLFCADPELLKNREVTCAHNILCDVQNAGGIVIFDGDGTKNLHIDGNLITAKHPNVVAEFMEVFLKAINEQKLQIATR; encoded by the coding sequence ATGGTAACTAATGCTAAAAATCAGGGTAAAATAGCTGTACTAATCGAAGAACACTTTGACGAAATTGAATTTCGAGCATTTAATAGCTTTTTCCCAAAAAATGGATACGAAATAGAGTATATTTCTCATCTTTGGAACCAAGATAAACTGACATTTAAGGGAATTGATCTAATACAAGAAGTGACTGTCACAGTAGAAGTAAATGATGTTGAACCTACCGATTATCAAGGTATCATCCTCATTGGTGCTTATGCAATGGATCGTCTTCGCTATGAAGAGTATCCTAAACAAGGTCAACCAAATCAATCTCCTGCTGTCAGATTTCTCCGAAAAGCTGTTAAGGCTATGGATGCTGGAAAATTAAATATTGGAACTATTTGTCATAGCCTTTGGCTGTTTTGCGCCGATCCTGAACTCCTAAAGAATCGGGAAGTGACTTGTGCTCATAACATCCTTTGTGATGTACAAAATGCTGGAGGGATCGTTATCTTTGATGGTGATGGAACTAAAAATTTACACATTGATGGCAATCTCATCACAGCAAAACATCCTAATGTAGTCGCCGAGTTTATGGAGGTTTTCTTAAAGGCGATTAATGAGCAGAAATTGCAGATAGCAACCAGATAA
- the glgX gene encoding glycogen debranching protein GlgX, translated as MIAIPLQYQAEATTKYQVELGRTYPLGAKPDKHGVNFSIFSEHATSVELLLFETPNDSEPIEIIQLDPKLNKTFFLWHIYIRGLKPGAAYAYRIDGPQDLHGKGHRFNKNKILIDPYSKGNSTTLWKRTDALGSKDNLATSMRSVVIDISDYDWEGDRPINRPMNETIIYELHVRGFTKSPSSGCKHPGTFSGVIEKIPYLQELGITSVELLPVFDFDETEVLREVNGKQLKDYWGYNPHSFFAPETSYCTSPDEKNPITEFRDMVKALHQAGIEVILDVVFNHTSEGNHEGPTINFKGFFNSIFYHLVPFDKQYYMDYSGCGNTINCNHPLVQKLIVDCLEFWVQEMHVDGFRFDEASILSRDQNGSPMVHPPVVWQIETSEVLADTKIIAEAWDAAGLYQIGYFPGYRWAEWNGRFRDDVRRFVKGDSGLAGAVAWRISGSADLYQASGHLPINSVNFITCHDGFTLNDLVSYNHKHNEANGEGSRDGINNNLSWNCGVEGETDNPEIDALRQRQIKNFTAILFLSQGVPMITSGDEVRRTQHGNNNAYCQDNEISWFDWNLVEKNTDIYRFFKMLINFRKCYCHEALHRRHFFNGEVNERGLADISWHSLHLFKPDWNDSHGRILAFTLAGFQGASDIHVMMNMYWDNLKFEIPHLSSRKWYKVVDTAQPSPMDIVESGQETLIPEDFCFVQGRSIVVLISK; from the coding sequence ATGATTGCAATACCACTTCAATATCAAGCAGAAGCTACAACAAAGTACCAAGTAGAATTGGGGCGCACATATCCTTTGGGTGCAAAGCCTGATAAACATGGAGTCAACTTTTCAATCTTTTCTGAACATGCAACATCTGTAGAATTGTTGTTGTTTGAAACACCGAATGACTCAGAACCTATAGAAATCATTCAGTTAGATCCAAAGCTGAATAAAACCTTTTTCTTGTGGCATATCTATATCAGAGGTTTAAAACCCGGTGCTGCTTATGCTTATCGCATTGATGGCCCTCAAGATTTACATGGAAAAGGACACCGCTTTAACAAAAACAAAATATTGATCGATCCTTACTCTAAGGGAAACAGTACCACGCTGTGGAAACGCACTGATGCTTTAGGGTCGAAAGATAACTTGGCTACTTCAATGCGTAGTGTAGTCATAGATATATCAGATTATGACTGGGAAGGCGATCGCCCCATTAACCGACCCATGAATGAAACCATCATTTATGAGTTACACGTCCGGGGATTTACTAAATCACCTTCTTCTGGCTGCAAACATCCCGGTACTTTTTCTGGAGTCATCGAAAAAATTCCTTACCTGCAAGAATTAGGGATCACATCTGTTGAATTGTTACCAGTATTTGACTTTGATGAAACGGAAGTTCTTCGAGAAGTCAACGGTAAGCAACTGAAAGATTATTGGGGATACAACCCACACAGTTTTTTTGCCCCAGAAACTTCATATTGTACTTCTCCCGATGAGAAAAATCCAATTACAGAGTTTCGGGATATGGTGAAAGCCTTACATCAGGCAGGAATTGAGGTGATCCTAGATGTAGTCTTTAACCACACTAGCGAAGGAAACCATGAAGGCCCAACCATTAACTTTAAAGGGTTTTTTAATAGTATATTTTATCACCTTGTGCCATTTGATAAACAGTACTACATGGATTACTCAGGGTGTGGGAACACAATTAACTGCAACCATCCCTTAGTGCAAAAGTTAATTGTTGATTGTCTAGAGTTTTGGGTGCAAGAGATGCACGTTGATGGCTTCCGATTTGATGAAGCATCTATCTTATCCCGTGACCAAAACGGCAGTCCGATGGTTCATCCGCCTGTAGTTTGGCAAATTGAAACATCAGAAGTTCTAGCAGATACAAAAATTATTGCTGAAGCGTGGGATGCGGCTGGATTATATCAGATTGGCTACTTTCCGGGATATCGTTGGGCAGAATGGAACGGACGTTTCCGAGACGATGTTCGGCGTTTTGTCAAGGGAGATTCAGGACTAGCAGGGGCAGTAGCTTGGCGGATTTCAGGAAGTGCCGACCTCTATCAAGCAAGCGGACACTTGCCAATTAACAGCGTTAACTTTATCACTTGCCACGATGGGTTTACTCTCAATGATTTAGTTTCTTACAACCACAAGCACAATGAAGCCAATGGCGAGGGCAGTCGAGATGGAATAAATAACAATTTGAGTTGGAATTGTGGTGTTGAAGGAGAAACTGACAATCCCGAAATTGATGCACTACGGCAACGACAAATTAAGAATTTTACAGCTATTCTTTTCTTGTCGCAGGGTGTACCGATGATTACATCTGGGGATGAAGTTAGACGTACTCAACATGGCAATAATAATGCTTACTGCCAAGATAATGAAATCAGTTGGTTTGACTGGAATCTTGTTGAGAAGAATACTGATATATACAGATTCTTCAAAATGTTAATTAATTTCCGTAAATGCTATTGTCATGAAGCATTACACCGCCGTCACTTCTTCAATGGCGAAGTTAATGAACGAGGTTTGGCAGACATATCTTGGCATAGTTTACATTTATTTAAACCAGATTGGAACGATTCTCATGGCAGAATTCTTGCTTTTACATTAGCAGGATTTCAAGGAGCATCAGATATCCACGTCATGATGAATATGTACTGGGATAATCTCAAATTTGAAATTCCTCATCTTTCATCTAGGAAATGGTACAAAGTCGTGGACACTGCCCAGCCTTCACCTATGGATATTGTGGAATCGGGGCAAGAAACTTTAATTCCAGAGGATTTCTGCTTCGTTCAAGGTCGTAGCATTGTTGTTCTCATTTCCAAATAG
- a CDS encoding AGE family epimerase/isomerase yields the protein MNTVTFPFSDLIAGYVTNFNSQNGVFGTFNLKTTDEREFEVALSATTYAELVRNLGEPYYDCTLQMRAMLVSNRYLFVYGTFFPEDNQNKFEAKHIVFLGKSESEYTFEKQDWWVNQVRSLANFYLKMQFEDGEIDYRKYRTNLGLVGAKEISNRQETDTISRLVYGFATAYMMTGDDRYLEAAEKGTEYLRNHMRFLDEGEGICYWYHAIDVKPDGREQKIFSSEFGDDYDAIPAYEQIYALAGLTQTYRVTGDPGIMNDIELTMNLFKRYFLDKTDKGGFFSHIDPINLSPYSSTLGHNRAKKNWNSVGDHAPAYLINLWLATGKSEYADLLEYTFDIIEKHFPNYDSSPFVQERFHEDWSHDTTWGWQQNRAVIGHNLKISWNLMRMHHLKPKEKYVALAEKIADIMPGVGSDQQRGGWYDVVERILEPNQKTHRFVWHDRKAWWQQEQAILAYLILAGSLNNDRYQKLARESAAFYNAWFLDYADGGIYFNVLANGVPYLLGTERGKGSHSMSGYHSFELAYLSCVYTNLLLTKKPMDLYFKPKQGGFQDNILRVQPDILPPGSVQIGEVWINGQPYSDFDAENLTVKLPSTPDELKVRVRLLPTQVFFNATLLEVTGGVAKISLSGLLDANAVELLEEELQKATAKSIKRLVLLVKDLKCISAAGLRYLIYTKQKLGSDIDIYIVGATDNVLDFLKKGAFCEGVTVLEHYDTVELAIV from the coding sequence ATGAACACAGTAACTTTCCCATTCTCAGATTTAATTGCTGGATATGTTACTAACTTTAATTCTCAAAACGGAGTTTTTGGGACATTCAATCTGAAAACGACCGATGAAAGAGAGTTTGAGGTAGCGTTATCTGCAACCACCTATGCTGAACTTGTGCGGAATTTAGGTGAACCTTATTATGATTGCACTCTGCAAATGAGAGCAATGTTAGTTTCAAATCGCTACCTTTTTGTGTACGGCACTTTTTTCCCTGAAGATAATCAGAATAAGTTTGAAGCTAAACATATTGTATTTCTTGGTAAATCCGAAAGTGAATATACATTTGAAAAGCAGGATTGGTGGGTTAATCAAGTCCGAAGCTTGGCTAATTTCTACTTAAAAATGCAGTTTGAAGATGGAGAAATTGACTATCGAAAATATCGCACTAATTTAGGCTTAGTTGGTGCAAAAGAAATCAGCAATCGTCAAGAAACCGACACAATTTCACGTCTAGTTTACGGTTTTGCTACAGCCTACATGATGACTGGGGATGACCGTTATTTAGAAGCTGCCGAAAAAGGCACTGAATATTTGCGCAATCACATGCGTTTTCTAGATGAGGGTGAAGGAATTTGCTATTGGTATCACGCAATTGACGTTAAACCAGATGGTAGAGAGCAAAAAATATTCTCCTCAGAATTTGGGGATGACTATGATGCGATACCAGCTTATGAGCAGATTTATGCACTAGCAGGTCTGACCCAAACTTATCGGGTGACGGGCGACCCAGGTATCATGAATGATATCGAATTGACTATGAATCTGTTCAAACGCTATTTTCTCGACAAAACGGATAAAGGAGGTTTTTTCTCACACATCGATCCGATTAATCTCAGCCCTTACAGTAGCACTTTGGGACATAACCGAGCGAAAAAGAATTGGAACTCAGTAGGCGATCATGCCCCAGCATACTTAATCAATCTTTGGCTAGCGACTGGTAAGAGTGAATATGCTGATTTACTTGAGTATACCTTTGACATAATTGAAAAGCATTTTCCCAATTACGACTCTAGTCCATTTGTTCAAGAACGTTTTCATGAAGATTGGAGTCATGATACAACATGGGGATGGCAACAGAACCGAGCAGTTATAGGTCACAACCTCAAAATCTCTTGGAACCTGATGCGGATGCATCATCTAAAACCAAAAGAGAAGTATGTTGCCTTGGCAGAAAAAATTGCAGATATCATGCCCGGAGTTGGTAGCGACCAACAGCGTGGAGGGTGGTACGATGTTGTAGAGCGGATTCTAGAACCAAACCAAAAGACACATCGCTTTGTTTGGCACGATCGCAAAGCTTGGTGGCAACAAGAACAAGCTATATTAGCCTACCTCATCTTAGCTGGCTCACTTAACAACGATCGCTATCAAAAACTAGCGCGTGAATCAGCAGCTTTTTATAACGCTTGGTTCCTTGATTACGCAGATGGCGGTATCTACTTCAACGTTTTGGCTAATGGAGTTCCCTACCTGCTAGGCACTGAAAGGGGCAAGGGTAGCCACTCTATGAGCGGTTATCACTCCTTTGAACTGGCATACTTGTCTTGTGTTTATACTAATCTCTTGCTGACTAAGAAGCCGATGGATTTGTATTTCAAGCCAAAACAAGGAGGATTCCAAGATAATATTCTACGAGTTCAGCCTGATATCTTACCACCTGGCAGTGTCCAAATTGGCGAAGTTTGGATTAATGGCCAGCCTTATTCTGACTTTGATGCTGAAAACCTGACGGTTAAACTACCATCAACTCCAGACGAACTAAAAGTTAGAGTTAGACTTCTTCCTACTCAAGTATTTTTCAATGCAACTTTGTTAGAAGTAACCGGAGGTGTTGCCAAAATATCTTTAAGTGGTTTACTTGATGCCAATGCTGTGGAACTGCTTGAGGAAGAATTGCAAAAAGCAACAGCTAAATCAATCAAACGCTTGGTTTTACTGGTAAAAGATTTGAAATGTATAAGTGCGGCTGGTCTGAGATATCTGATTTACACTAAGCAAAAGTTGGGTAGCGATATTGATATCTATATCGTTGGTGCAACCGATAATGTATTAGATTTCTTGAAGAAAGGTGCATTTTGTGAGGGTGTCACAGTTTTAGAGCATTATGACACTGTTGAACTAGCGATCGTGTAA